From a single Microcoleus sp. FACHB-831 genomic region:
- a CDS encoding pyridoxamine 5'-phosphate oxidase family protein, producing MDPTTTERQEHIDKLRKMIKDIDYAMLTTISEEGTLHSRPMSTNGEVEFDGDLWFFTYASSHKVSEIESHNQVNVSFADPHNMRYISMSGTAQLVRDRQKLSELWKPQLKAWFPKELDEPDIALLKVNVQTAEYWDSPSSFVTHAIGLVKAVTTGKPYSGAEHEKIENLS from the coding sequence ATGGACCCAACAACTACAGAACGCCAAGAACACATTGACAAGCTGCGTAAGATGATTAAAGACATCGATTACGCCATGCTGACTACTATTTCAGAAGAAGGGACGCTACACAGTCGTCCAATGTCAACAAATGGCGAAGTTGAATTTGATGGCGATTTGTGGTTCTTTACTTATGCAAGTTCGCACAAAGTATCGGAAATAGAAAGCCACAATCAAGTTAACGTCAGCTTTGCAGATCCGCATAATATGCGTTACATTTCGATGTCGGGTACAGCGCAACTGGTGCGCGATCGCCAGAAGCTTTCTGAACTATGGAAGCCACAACTTAAAGCTTGGTTTCCTAAAGAACTAGACGAACCAGATATCGCCTTACTCAAGGTAAACGTACAAACCGCTGAGTATTGGGATTCGCCATCTAGCTTCGTAACTCATGCAATTGGTTTGGTGAAGGCGGTAACTACAGGAAAGCCTTACTCTGGCGCCGAACACGAAAAAATTGAGAATTTATCCTAA
- a CDS encoding discoidin domain-containing protein — protein MKIHIVKLSAFAFFVAFTLIGCSESTQDLKNSSPLPSKAQPDREVKVAKKLNFPGVNVAAKKQVIARGGGITYPSWGNANDDVDYKTTTNYPQIGRWGNETNSGKGTFQVVDLGSVYQLNGIGYNIDWDGAFKNSLTFRVEVSTDNKSWQLVSNIVHPYSPTTVFNKLDIDVAIKPTAARYVKYWEPPDGQWNGWGTFHQLRAYSSKSVQR, from the coding sequence ATGAAAATCCACATTGTTAAATTATCCGCCTTTGCCTTTTTTGTCGCTTTCACGTTAATTGGTTGTTCTGAATCTACACAAGACTTAAAAAACTCCTCCCCGCTTCCATCAAAAGCTCAACCCGATCGAGAAGTTAAAGTTGCAAAAAAACTTAACTTCCCAGGGGTTAACGTTGCTGCGAAAAAACAGGTGATTGCAAGAGGCGGAGGAATTACTTACCCAAGTTGGGGTAATGCTAATGATGATGTGGATTACAAAACAACAACAAATTATCCCCAGATAGGCCGATGGGGAAATGAAACGAATAGTGGCAAGGGCACCTTTCAAGTCGTGGATTTGGGTTCCGTTTATCAACTCAATGGAATCGGCTATAACATCGATTGGGATGGTGCGTTTAAGAATTCATTGACATTTCGAGTTGAAGTATCAACAGATAACAAGTCTTGGCAGTTAGTTTCCAACATTGTTCATCCTTACTCTCCAACAACTGTTTTCAATAAACTTGATATTGATGTTGCAATCAAACCGACTGCTGCGAGATATGTCAAATATTGGGAACCGCCAGACGGACAATGGAATGGTTGGGGTACTTTTCATCAACTCAGGGCTTATTCTTCAAAGTCTGTTCAACGGTAA
- the dhaL gene encoding dihydroxyacetone kinase subunit DhaL: protein MVTKEQILQWLQSVATVIEKNKDYLTELDSAIGDADHGINMNRGFQKVVSQLATVADKDIGSIFKTVSMTLISSVGGASGPLYGTMFLRGSTAVANKSELIDEDMVLLFEAFVDGVVQRGKANLGDKTMLDSLAPATEAFKQAIAANLTTVEALQKAVAAAEEGMKNTIPIVAKKGRASYLGDRSAGHQDPGATSVYFILRTLLETVSVA from the coding sequence ATGGTTACTAAAGAACAAATATTGCAATGGTTGCAATCAGTGGCAACCGTTATAGAGAAAAATAAAGATTATCTTACCGAACTGGACTCCGCAATTGGAGATGCGGATCACGGTATTAATATGAATCGCGGTTTTCAAAAGGTGGTAAGTCAGTTAGCCACTGTCGCAGATAAGGATATAGGCAGCATTTTTAAAACTGTTAGCATGACTTTAATTTCCAGCGTCGGGGGTGCTAGCGGGCCGCTTTATGGGACTATGTTCCTGCGGGGTAGTACAGCAGTAGCTAACAAATCGGAACTCATTGATGAGGATATGGTGCTGCTTTTTGAAGCGTTTGTGGATGGCGTCGTGCAACGTGGTAAAGCAAATTTGGGCGATAAGACTATGCTGGATTCGCTAGCGCCAGCAACAGAAGCTTTTAAACAAGCGATCGCCGCTAATTTAACAACAGTAGAAGCATTACAAAAAGCCGTCGCTGCTGCTGAGGAAGGAATGAAAAACACCATTCCTATAGTTGCTAAGAAAGGGAGAGCTAGCTATCTAGGCGATCGCAGTGCTGGTCATCAAGACCCAGGTGCAACCTCAGTTTATTTTATCCTCAGAACGCTGTTAGAAACTGTTAGCGTTGCATGA
- a CDS encoding DoxX family protein: MNKYKEILRVILAIAIIFVGATHFIIPNPYIKLIPAQLPYPVSLVYISGFFEILGGIGLLIPPVSRAAAWGLLALFIAVYPANINMAVNHIELPNIPNTPWFQAMRLPFQAVLIIWAWWYTRPADEEKQPASRNPE; encoded by the coding sequence ATGAACAAATACAAGGAAATTTTGCGCGTCATCCTCGCCATCGCCATAATCTTTGTCGGCGCGACGCACTTTATCATTCCCAACCCATACATTAAGCTTATCCCGGCGCAACTTCCCTACCCTGTGTCGTTGGTTTATATCAGCGGCTTCTTTGAAATATTGGGCGGAATTGGGTTATTAATTCCCCCGGTAAGTCGTGCGGCTGCTTGGGGATTGCTTGCTCTTTTCATTGCTGTTTATCCAGCCAATATCAACATGGCTGTTAATCACATTGAACTTCCAAATATCCCAAATACGCCCTGGTTTCAGGCGATGAGACTTCCTTTTCAGGCGGTTCTTATTATCTGGGCTTGGTGGTACACTAGACCAGCAGATGAGGAGAAACAACCTGCATCGAGAAACCCAGAATAA
- a CDS encoding glycosyl hydrolase family 57 — MLTSSPKATLPQLSELIEGLPNISGWEEEVMSVVKQDKPVFLPTTNIKLEEITATFAIALHMHQPTIPAGWNGEFISNLQHMFEHLQEGDNHNAGPFAYCYSRMGDFIPELVADGCNPRVMLDYSGNLLWGLRQMGRGDVLDNLKRITCDPTYQPYVEWLGTMWSHAVVPSTPIPDIKLHIQAWQHYFAAVFGWDALARVKGFSPPEMHLPNNPDTLFEFVKALKECGYRWLLVQEHSVETLDGQSLQYKHLPHRLVARNSKGETISITALIKTQGSDTKLVAQMQPYYEAKTLSRQQVGKVSIPPIVSQIGDGENGGVMMNEFPSAFKKAWYEMKNQNVVGVNGTEYLELIEAAGCTPDDYPTCQAVNQHQIWQRVPAENCTPEAVANAINELKQNNHNFHMDGASWTNNLSWVKGYENVLTPMNELSALFHEKVEPLLQESGGKFTKECRYREALMNNLLLQTSCFRYWGQGAWTDYAREIYSRGERVLRSNF; from the coding sequence ATGCTTACTTCATCCCCAAAAGCAACGCTACCTCAGTTGTCTGAACTTATTGAAGGATTGCCCAATATTTCGGGTTGGGAAGAAGAGGTGATGTCTGTAGTAAAACAGGATAAACCTGTATTTTTACCTACCACGAATATTAAGTTAGAGGAAATAACAGCGACGTTTGCGATCGCGCTCCACATGCACCAGCCTACTATCCCCGCTGGCTGGAATGGCGAATTCATCAGCAACCTGCAACACATGTTTGAACATCTCCAAGAGGGAGACAACCATAATGCAGGGCCATTTGCCTATTGTTATAGTCGAATGGGCGACTTTATTCCTGAACTTGTTGCTGATGGTTGCAATCCTCGCGTCATGCTAGATTACTCCGGAAATCTCCTCTGGGGACTGCGACAAATGGGACGTGGAGATGTCTTAGATAATCTGAAGCGCATCACTTGCGACCCCACTTACCAGCCTTATGTAGAATGGCTTGGTACGATGTGGAGTCATGCTGTTGTACCCTCAACTCCAATTCCCGATATTAAACTGCACATTCAAGCTTGGCAACATTATTTTGCTGCTGTATTTGGATGGGATGCATTGGCGCGTGTAAAGGGATTTTCTCCCCCAGAAATGCACCTTCCAAATAACCCCGATACTCTTTTTGAATTTGTTAAAGCACTAAAAGAGTGCGGATATCGCTGGCTGTTGGTTCAAGAGCATTCTGTTGAAACTTTAGATGGTCAATCGCTGCAATACAAGCATCTGCCTCACCGTCTTGTTGCGCGGAATTCCAAAGGCGAAACAATTAGTATCACTGCACTGATTAAAACCCAAGGTTCCGATACCAAATTGGTGGCTCAGATGCAGCCTTACTACGAAGCTAAAACATTATCTCGACAGCAGGTAGGGAAAGTCTCGATACCGCCAATAGTCTCGCAAATTGGCGACGGTGAAAATGGCGGCGTGATGATGAATGAATTTCCCAGCGCCTTTAAAAAGGCTTGGTATGAAATGAAAAATCAAAACGTTGTGGGAGTTAACGGTACAGAATATCTGGAATTAATTGAAGCTGCGGGTTGTACTCCAGATGATTATCCAACGTGCCAAGCAGTTAATCAGCACCAAATTTGGCAGCGAGTACCAGCAGAAAATTGTACGCCGGAAGCTGTAGCAAATGCCATTAATGAGTTGAAGCAGAATAACCATAATTTTCATATGGATGGAGCTTCTTGGACTAATAACTTGAGTTGGGTGAAGGGATATGAAAATGTCTTGACGCCGATGAATGAACTTAGTGCTTTATTCCATGAAAAAGTCGAGCCATTACTGCAAGAGTCGGGAGGAAAATTTACTAAAGAATGCCGCTACCGCGAAGCATTAATGAACAATCTTTTGCTTCAAACAAGCTGTTTTCGTTATTGGGGACAAGGTGCTTGGACTGACTATGCGAGAGAGATTTATTCAAGGGGTGAAAGGGTACTTCGGAGTAATTTTTAA
- a CDS encoding LD-carboxypeptidase, whose translation MSRTRRQFLKTFAISAIATQFPHVAIANSSPQTILQPPRLKIGDTVGLINPASPIDAKDIEEVKQTLANLGLKVKLGAHILDRYGYLAGKDSDRAADVNAMFADSSVQAIIAVRGGWGCNRILPLINYSLIRQHPKILMGYSDITSLLLAIYAKSGIITFHGPVATSTWNQFTVDYVKRILFNGEAATLQNPIYTGENLNQNKSRVEAIAPGKARGILLGGNLSVLAAMVGSNYLPNWERTILFVEEIGEEVYRVDRLLTQLKLAGILDRIAGFIFGQCTDCDPKGKEDSLTLAQVLSDRIQPLGIPAWYGSSIGHIKDKFTLPVGGLVEIDASKNIIQMLKPAVSSL comes from the coding sequence ATGAGCCGAACTCGTCGCCAATTTCTCAAAACTTTTGCAATTTCAGCGATCGCTACCCAGTTTCCGCACGTTGCGATCGCTAACTCATCTCCCCAGACCATATTGCAGCCACCCCGCTTAAAAATAGGGGATACGGTAGGATTAATTAACCCCGCCAGTCCTATTGATGCGAAAGACATAGAAGAAGTTAAGCAAACTCTAGCAAATTTGGGTTTAAAAGTTAAATTAGGAGCGCATATTCTCGACCGTTACGGTTATCTAGCGGGAAAAGATAGCGATCGCGCTGCTGATGTAAACGCCATGTTTGCTGATTCCTCGGTGCAAGCGATAATTGCCGTGCGTGGCGGTTGGGGTTGCAATCGAATTTTACCTTTAATAAATTACTCGCTTATCAGACAACATCCCAAAATTTTGATGGGATACAGCGATATTACTTCTCTGCTTTTAGCAATTTATGCTAAGAGTGGGATTATAACTTTTCACGGGCCAGTTGCCACATCTACATGGAATCAGTTTACTGTAGATTATGTTAAGCGCATTCTGTTTAATGGGGAAGCAGCGACTTTACAAAATCCCATATATACTGGCGAGAATTTGAACCAAAATAAATCCCGCGTGGAAGCGATCGCGCCTGGAAAAGCTAGGGGAATATTGTTGGGTGGAAATTTATCCGTCTTGGCGGCTATGGTAGGTTCAAATTATCTTCCAAATTGGGAACGAACTATTTTATTTGTCGAAGAAATTGGCGAAGAAGTTTACCGAGTAGATAGGCTGCTGACTCAGTTAAAACTAGCTGGAATTTTAGATCGAATAGCTGGATTTATTTTTGGACAATGTACCGATTGCGATCCGAAAGGCAAGGAAGATTCCCTAACTTTAGCTCAAGTATTGAGCGATCGCATCCAACCTTTAGGCATTCCCGCTTGGTATGGTTCATCGATTGGACATATCAAAGATAAATTTACTCTTCCTGTCGGTGGATTAGTAGAAATTGATGCTAGTAAAAACATCATCCAGATGTTAAAGCCTGCTGTCAGTTCGTTATAG
- a CDS encoding protochlorophyllide reductase, with product MEPQRKSTVVITGASSGVGLYAAKALAKKGWHVVMACRDLEKGQKAAETVEIPQDSYTLMHIDLASLESVRQFVNNFRASGKSLDALVCNAAVYLPLLKEPMRSADGYELSVATNHLGHFLLCNLMLEDLKKSSYPDRRLVILGTVTANPKELGGKIPIPAPPDLGDLQGFEAGFKAPIAMINGKKFKPGKAYKDSKLCNVLTMRELHRRYHESTGITFNSLYPGCVADTPLFRNHYPLFQKIFPLFQKNITGGYVSQELAGERVAAIVADPEYKESAMYWSWGNRQKPGRQSFVQEVSDEASDDNKAKKLWDLSAKLVGIA from the coding sequence ATGGAACCACAGCGGAAGTCAACGGTTGTAATTACGGGTGCCTCATCAGGGGTTGGTTTGTACGCTGCGAAAGCGCTTGCCAAAAAGGGATGGCACGTAGTAATGGCTTGTCGGGATTTAGAAAAGGGGCAAAAAGCTGCCGAAACGGTGGAAATCCCCCAAGACAGCTACACGCTCATGCATATCGACCTAGCCTCTTTAGAGAGCGTCCGCCAGTTCGTGAATAACTTCAGAGCAAGCGGCAAGTCCCTAGACGCATTGGTGTGCAACGCCGCAGTTTATCTACCTTTATTAAAAGAACCAATGCGGAGCGCCGACGGTTATGAACTGAGCGTCGCTACAAATCACCTGGGTCATTTCCTCCTGTGTAACCTGATGCTGGAGGATCTGAAAAAGTCCTCTTATCCAGATCGCAGGCTTGTCATTTTGGGAACCGTGACAGCCAATCCCAAGGAGTTGGGAGGTAAAATTCCCATTCCCGCGCCTCCAGATTTGGGAGATCTCCAAGGTTTTGAAGCTGGTTTCAAAGCTCCGATTGCGATGATTAATGGCAAGAAGTTTAAACCAGGCAAAGCTTACAAAGACAGCAAGCTCTGCAACGTTCTAACCATGCGGGAACTGCATCGGCGCTATCACGAGTCAACAGGCATCACCTTTAACTCCCTTTATCCGGGATGCGTTGCAGATACGCCTCTATTCCGCAACCACTATCCTCTGTTTCAGAAGATCTTCCCTCTGTTCCAGAAGAACATCACAGGGGGATACGTGTCGCAGGAGTTAGCGGGCGAGAGGGTTGCAGCGATCGTCGCCGATCCTGAATACAAAGAATCCGCGATGTATTGGAGTTGGGGAAATCGCCAGAAACCAGGTCGTCAGTCTTTTGTCCAAGAGGTGTCTGACGAAGCCAGCGATGATAACAAAGCTAAAAAGCTGTGGGATCTGAGCGCCAAGCTAGTTGGAATTGCGTAA
- a CDS encoding BsuBI/PstI family type II restriction endonuclease: protein MKTAIFKDKSFYINFLEQELRLPKIENTEPLVIDLFAGCGGLALGFEAAGFRTIGYEMLSDACKTYQHNLQGLCHQFTLTRNPDLVEGAAVIIAGPPCQPFSVGGHQLGLKDSRDGFPIFLDAIERYRPQIALFENVRGMLFRNKTYFEEIAIALKDLGYIVEWEILNAAEYGVPQRRERLFCVAHQGGWKWPNKIGISSPYTVGEALGELAFIAPTDSKFLTPSMDEYVKKYEIASKCIRPRDLHLDAPSRTVTCRNLSAPTGDMLRIRLPDGRRRRLTVREGARLQSFPDWFEFQGAEESQYKQIGNAVPPILAKALACSIKDCLENSKGVPLEKLRTLSQPIQLSLQFVKEDLLYMPDNTNSLEKQVNRKIEEAKAVLRDIGLPPAQHNERSALTLLALLNLKPNTAWSDASNPLIGITPIMEFIAQNYSKQYKPNTRETIRRQTVHQFVEAGILIANPDKPSRPPNSPKTVYQIEDNTLQLIRAYETNEWTEKLRIYLTSVETLKSRYALERQMELIPVAVALGITISLSPGGQNILIEQIINEFCSRFTPGGKLIYIGDAANKWAYFDRELLLALGVKVDAHGKMPDVVVYHVQKNWLVLIEAVTSHGPVNAKRRNELQALFNDSTAGLVFVTAFLSRKDMVKYVNEISWETEVWVAESPTHMIHFNGERFLGPY from the coding sequence ATGAAGACAGCTATCTTTAAAGACAAATCATTTTACATTAATTTCTTAGAGCAAGAGCTTCGACTCCCCAAAATAGAGAACACAGAACCTTTAGTAATTGATCTCTTTGCTGGATGTGGAGGGCTGGCTCTGGGTTTTGAAGCAGCTGGCTTTAGAACAATCGGTTATGAAATGTTATCAGATGCGTGCAAAACTTATCAACACAATTTGCAGGGCTTATGCCATCAGTTTACTCTGACACGCAACCCAGATTTAGTAGAAGGGGCAGCAGTGATAATTGCAGGCCCTCCATGCCAACCTTTTAGTGTTGGTGGACACCAACTAGGACTAAAAGATAGTCGCGATGGTTTTCCAATATTTCTTGACGCTATCGAGCGCTATCGCCCACAAATTGCGTTATTTGAAAATGTGCGTGGGATGCTTTTCCGCAACAAAACTTACTTTGAAGAAATAGCGATCGCTCTTAAAGATCTAGGTTATATCGTTGAATGGGAAATCCTCAACGCTGCCGAGTATGGTGTTCCTCAGCGAAGGGAACGTCTTTTTTGTGTAGCACATCAAGGCGGTTGGAAATGGCCAAACAAGATAGGCATCAGTTCGCCTTACACGGTGGGTGAAGCTCTGGGAGAATTAGCCTTTATTGCACCGACTGACTCAAAATTTCTCACTCCCAGCATGGATGAATATGTAAAAAAATATGAGATAGCATCTAAATGTATCAGGCCCAGAGATTTGCACCTTGACGCTCCTTCTAGGACAGTAACTTGTCGCAACCTCAGCGCTCCCACGGGGGATATGCTGCGTATACGTTTGCCTGATGGACGCAGGAGAAGGCTAACAGTTCGGGAAGGCGCTCGCTTACAAAGTTTTCCTGATTGGTTTGAATTCCAGGGAGCCGAAGAAAGTCAGTACAAACAGATTGGCAATGCAGTGCCTCCTATATTGGCGAAAGCTTTAGCTTGTTCTATCAAAGATTGTTTAGAAAATAGCAAGGGAGTACCATTAGAAAAACTCCGCACACTTAGTCAACCCATACAGCTATCTCTGCAATTCGTAAAAGAGGATTTGCTTTATATGCCTGATAACACTAATTCTCTCGAAAAGCAGGTTAATAGGAAAATTGAGGAAGCAAAGGCTGTGCTTAGAGATATTGGCCTGCCGCCTGCACAGCACAACGAAAGATCTGCCCTCACCTTGCTGGCTCTGCTAAATCTAAAGCCGAATACTGCCTGGTCTGATGCAAGCAATCCTTTAATAGGAATAACTCCCATAATGGAGTTTATTGCTCAAAACTACTCGAAGCAATACAAACCCAATACTCGCGAAACTATACGTCGCCAAACTGTTCATCAGTTCGTAGAGGCTGGTATTCTTATCGCCAACCCTGATAAGCCCTCAAGACCGCCAAACAGTCCGAAAACTGTTTATCAAATTGAGGACAATACGTTGCAGTTAATTCGTGCCTACGAGACTAATGAATGGACTGAGAAGCTGAGAATATACCTGACATCTGTAGAAACGCTAAAAAGTAGGTATGCACTGGAACGGCAGATGGAATTGATTCCTGTGGCGGTGGCTTTAGGGATAACAATATCATTGTCACCGGGAGGCCAGAATATACTCATCGAGCAGATTATCAACGAGTTCTGCTCTCGATTTACTCCAGGCGGGAAGCTGATATATATAGGTGACGCAGCGAATAAATGGGCTTACTTTGATAGGGAGTTGCTATTAGCATTAGGTGTCAAGGTCGATGCTCACGGGAAGATGCCCGATGTTGTGGTTTACCATGTACAGAAGAATTGGCTTGTGTTAATTGAGGCTGTAACAAGTCATGGCCCAGTAAATGCAAAACGCCGCAATGAACTCCAGGCACTATTCAATGATTCAACAGCTGGCTTAGTCTTTGTTACTGCTTTTCTCAGTCGCAAGGACATGGTGAAGTACGTGAACGAAATTTCTTGGGAGACAGAAGTTTGGGTTGCGGAGTCTCCCACTCACATGATTCACTTTAACGGTGAGCGTTTTTTGGGGCCATACTGA
- a CDS encoding response regulator, whose protein sequence is MNDQNIDSGVILIVDDNPTNLKVLFKLLADSGFKVLVAQDGEDAIEQLDYGLPDLILLDVLMPGMDGFETCRHLKAKESTKDVPVIFMTALSETVDKVKGLNLGAVDYITKPLQHEEVLARVKVHLSLRNLTKRLQEQNVRLEVEIEERVKAESALLKLTSELETRVQERTNELSQSNQLLTASNEQLQQEIQERITTEAALQESETRYRDQANQLELAFRKLQQTQSQLVHSEKMSSLGQLVAGVAHEINNPVNFIYGNLTHAHHYSKDILGLLKLYIKYFPSAPAEIEEYANAIDLDFLIEDLPKLLGSMKVGADRIRELIQSLRNFSRVDEAQMKPVDIHAGLDSTLLILHNRFKPSANNPGIQLVKEYGKLPAVECYPGQLNQVFMNLIANAIDALEDRDKERSPEDVYCFLSSIRIRTEVTDSNFVTIRISDNGPGMASEVRDRLFDPFFTTKPEGRGTGLGLSISYQIVVSKHGGQIICLSAPDEGAEFLIKIPIRQQPLESACKVASWKKMPTLS, encoded by the coding sequence ATGAACGATCAAAATATTGATAGTGGCGTAATTTTAATCGTTGATGACAACCCTACTAATTTAAAAGTGTTGTTCAAGCTTTTGGCTGATTCTGGCTTCAAGGTTTTGGTAGCTCAGGATGGCGAAGATGCAATTGAGCAGCTCGATTATGGGTTGCCAGATCTAATATTATTAGATGTACTCATGCCTGGTATGGATGGGTTTGAGACTTGCCGCCACTTAAAAGCTAAGGAATCAACGAAAGACGTTCCCGTAATTTTTATGACGGCGCTTTCAGAAACGGTGGATAAGGTCAAAGGTTTGAATCTTGGAGCCGTAGACTATATTACTAAACCACTCCAGCATGAAGAGGTTTTAGCCCGTGTCAAAGTTCATTTAAGCTTGCGAAATTTAACTAAAAGATTGCAAGAGCAAAACGTGCGTCTTGAAGTGGAGATCGAAGAGCGTGTAAAGGCAGAGTCAGCTCTCTTAAAGCTAACGTCTGAATTAGAAACACGAGTACAAGAAAGAACGAATGAACTTTCACAATCAAATCAGTTGTTAACCGCATCAAATGAGCAGTTGCAACAGGAAATTCAAGAGCGCATTACTACGGAAGCAGCATTGCAGGAATCAGAAACACGCTATCGAGATCAAGCTAATCAGCTAGAACTTGCCTTTCGCAAACTTCAACAAACCCAAAGTCAATTAGTTCACAGTGAAAAAATGTCCAGTTTGGGACAACTGGTTGCGGGTGTCGCCCATGAAATTAACAATCCTGTAAACTTCATCTATGGTAATCTTACGCACGCGCATCACTATAGTAAAGACATTCTTGGTTTATTGAAGCTTTATATTAAATACTTTCCATCAGCCCCGGCAGAGATCGAAGAGTACGCTAACGCTATAGATTTGGACTTTTTGATTGAAGACTTGCCTAAATTACTGGGTTCGATGAAGGTGGGGGCAGATCGCATCCGCGAGCTAATTCAATCGTTGCGGAATTTTTCCCGCGTGGATGAAGCACAAATGAAACCAGTGGATATTCATGCTGGGCTTGATAGCACGCTGTTGATTTTGCACAATCGGTTTAAACCTAGCGCTAACAATCCAGGTATTCAGCTAGTTAAAGAATATGGCAAGCTGCCCGCAGTAGAGTGTTATCCGGGGCAGCTTAACCAGGTATTTATGAATCTGATTGCCAATGCAATTGATGCTTTGGAGGATCGTGACAAAGAGCGATCGCCCGAAGATGTTTACTGTTTCCTCAGCTCAATTCGGATTCGCACCGAAGTAACCGATAGTAACTTCGTGACTATTCGGATTTCGGATAATGGCCCCGGTATGGCATCTGAAGTACGCGATCGCCTATTCGATCCTTTCTTTACAACGAAACCCGAAGGTAGAGGCACTGGTTTGGGCTTGTCTATTAGCTACCAAATTGTCGTCTCCAAACACGGTGGTCAGATAATTTGTCTTTCAGCACCTGACGAGGGTGCAGAGTTCCTGATTAAAATTCCCATCCGACAGCAGCCTCTGGAATCTGCTTGCAAAGTAGCCAGTTGGAAAAAAATGCCTACTCTCAGCTAA
- the dhaK gene encoding dihydroxyacetone kinase subunit DhaK: MKKLINNPNDVIKESLEGMAVAHPDLIKVQFDPNVIYRIDAPVQNKVAIISGGGSGHEPMHGGFVGYGMLDAACPGEVFTSPTPDQMLEAARIVNGGAGVLNIVKNYSGDVMNFEMAAELANSENIKVANILIDDDVAVKDSLYTQGRRGVGTTVLAEKICGAAAQQGYNLQQVAELCRRVNINGRSMGMALTSCTLPAKGSPTFDLGEDEIEVGIGIHGEPGRQRMSLKSADEITEMLAISIIEDEAYTRTLREWDADKGEWVEVEITNPPLQSGDRETRVLAFVNGMGGTPLSELYIVYRKLAEICEKNGIVIVRNLIGSYITSLDMQGCSITLLNLDDEMIKLWDAPVKTPALRWGI; this comes from the coding sequence ATGAAAAAACTAATCAATAACCCCAACGACGTAATAAAAGAAAGTTTGGAAGGAATGGCAGTAGCGCATCCCGACCTTATCAAAGTTCAATTCGATCCCAATGTAATCTATCGTATAGATGCGCCCGTACAAAATAAGGTTGCTATCATCTCCGGTGGCGGTAGCGGACACGAACCAATGCACGGCGGTTTTGTTGGTTACGGAATGCTTGATGCAGCTTGTCCTGGTGAAGTTTTCACCTCTCCCACGCCAGATCAAATGTTAGAAGCAGCCAGAATTGTTAACGGTGGCGCTGGTGTCCTCAATATCGTCAAAAATTATAGCGGCGATGTGATGAACTTCGAGATGGCTGCTGAATTAGCTAACTCAGAGAACATCAAGGTAGCTAATATTTTGATTGATGATGATGTGGCTGTTAAAGACAGCCTTTATACTCAAGGACGGCGGGGTGTCGGTACTACGGTACTAGCTGAAAAAATTTGCGGTGCTGCTGCCCAACAAGGTTATAATTTGCAGCAAGTTGCCGAACTTTGCCGCAGAGTTAATATTAACGGGCGCAGCATGGGAATGGCGCTGACTTCCTGCACCTTACCCGCAAAAGGTAGCCCTACTTTTGATTTGGGTGAGGATGAAATTGAAGTTGGTATCGGCATTCATGGAGAACCGGGACGGCAACGAATGTCGCTTAAATCAGCCGATGAAATTACCGAAATGTTGGCTATTTCAATTATTGAAGATGAGGCCTACACTCGCACGCTTCGGGAGTGGGATGCAGATAAGGGAGAATGGGTAGAAGTGGAAATTACTAACCCGCCGTTGCAGAGTGGCGATCGCGAGACTCGCGTCCTCGCTTTTGTTAACGGTATGGGCGGTACTCCCCTTTCTGAACTGTATATTGTTTATCGCAAATTAGCAGAAATTTGTGAGAAAAACGGGATCGTAATTGTTCGCAACTTAATCGGTTCTTATATAACTTCTCTAGATATGCAAGGTTGTTCGATAACTCTGCTCAATCTAGATGATGAAATGATTAAACTTTGGGATGCACCAGTTAAAACACCTGCTTTGCGTTGGGGAATCTAA